A window of Longispora fulva contains these coding sequences:
- a CDS encoding DUF397 domain-containing protein, which translates to MAHPTPPPLEAFDNWRTAQNGECGQDQPCVLVGDGPDGWKGLQDTKLGPASPTLQYNPQEWTVFIAAVKAGEFD; encoded by the coding sequence ATGGCGCACCCCACCCCGCCTCCACTGGAGGCGTTCGACAACTGGCGCACCGCCCAAAACGGCGAGTGCGGGCAAGACCAGCCCTGCGTCCTGGTCGGGGACGGACCAGACGGATGGAAGGGGCTACAGGACACCAAGCTCGGCCCCGCCTCTCCCACCCTGCAGTACAACCCGCAGGAGTGGACGGTGTTCATCGCCGCGGTGAAGGCCGGCGAGTTCGACTAA
- a CDS encoding MFS transporter: MTQPIDTTETPQAPRLGRDFQRYWQSYTVNATGSALAAGALPLVAIVVLHADALQVSLLAAVGSIAAAIISLPLGAHVDRADKRTIMITTDVVQFAAVASVPLAAAFGALTFAHLCLIAIIQTTCAIAANSSAFAYVKQAVPVELRTLANSRTDTVAWTTQTLGPPAGGALIGLIGPTVTLIADAASYLASALLLRRVTPAPPAADAQPAAVWSRRELFAGWSLLLREPGLRALYFNAMIFGGAITWSSPLIAILMLREAHATPLQYGIALGIPGLGGLAGAWLSPKIATRLGTNRTMLIFGLARTPWLLALPLAGSGWAAVAVITGSQLALMSTAGIFNPLFSTYRMTATPDHLMARVSAAWSVTAKSVQPLFITAGGVLATVLTIRSSLLVAGAFCVTSALFLPWRTPATPQG; encoded by the coding sequence GTGACCCAACCCATCGACACCACCGAGACCCCTCAGGCGCCGCGCCTGGGCCGGGACTTCCAACGCTACTGGCAGTCCTACACCGTCAACGCCACCGGCTCCGCGCTCGCCGCGGGTGCTCTGCCGCTCGTGGCGATCGTCGTCCTGCACGCCGACGCCCTGCAGGTGTCGCTGCTGGCGGCGGTCGGGTCCATCGCCGCGGCGATCATCTCCCTGCCGCTGGGCGCGCACGTCGACCGGGCCGACAAACGCACCATCATGATCACCACAGACGTCGTGCAGTTCGCCGCCGTCGCCTCCGTACCCCTCGCCGCCGCGTTCGGGGCGCTGACGTTCGCCCACCTGTGCCTGATCGCCATCATTCAGACCACCTGCGCCATCGCCGCGAACTCCTCGGCGTTCGCCTACGTCAAACAGGCAGTCCCGGTCGAACTGCGCACGCTGGCGAACTCGCGCACCGACACCGTCGCCTGGACCACCCAGACCCTCGGCCCCCCGGCCGGCGGCGCGCTGATCGGCCTGATCGGCCCGACCGTCACGCTCATCGCCGACGCGGCCAGCTACCTCGCCTCCGCGCTCCTGCTGCGCCGGGTCACCCCGGCTCCGCCTGCCGCCGACGCGCAGCCGGCGGCGGTGTGGTCGCGGCGGGAGCTGTTCGCCGGTTGGTCGCTCCTGCTGCGCGAGCCCGGACTGCGGGCGCTGTACTTCAACGCCATGATCTTCGGCGGCGCCATCACCTGGAGCTCCCCGCTGATCGCGATCCTCATGCTCAGAGAGGCCCACGCGACACCCCTGCAGTACGGCATCGCCCTCGGCATCCCCGGCCTCGGCGGCCTGGCCGGCGCGTGGCTGTCGCCCAAGATCGCAACCCGCCTCGGAACCAACCGCACCATGCTGATCTTCGGCCTCGCGCGCACACCCTGGCTTCTAGCGCTGCCGCTCGCCGGCTCCGGCTGGGCCGCCGTCGCCGTGATCACCGGATCACAGCTGGCCCTGATGAGCACCGCCGGGATCTTCAACCCGCTGTTTTCCACCTACCGGATGACCGCGACCCCCGACCACCTCATGGCCCGCGTCAGCGCAGCCTGGTCAGTCACCGCCAAATCCGTCCAGCCCCTGTTCATCACCGCCGGCGGGGTCCTCGCCACGGTGCTGACCATCCGGTCGTCGCTGCTGGTCGCGGGAGCGTTCTGCGTCACCAGCGCGCTGTTCCTGCCCTGGCGAACCCCAGCGACACCCCAAGGGTGA
- a CDS encoding MFS transporter — MRPAAARRLRSLYAAVGVSSLGDGMFAAAVPLATAVLTRDPSAVALVGAAEMLPWLVVTPFAGALVDRWPHRATMIISDAARAVCMAALAVMIAAGWASVPALAVIAASAMVGYTFHNIAQQHVVADLTERDPATLHTANGRIGAAFSAGRSLTGPPAGSALFAWLAWSPFAVNAATFAASAALVATLPPDEPRTDADRVREPLLRSIASGAGWLARHRVLRLLCALVIVGNLMYAAALSTLVLYAQDVLKVSTAAYGFMLSAGAVGSIAINLVAGPIIKRLGELRTQMIVMAAQVIAWLTIAATTHAVVAAAALTLAYAGTGLGGVAIVGARQRLTPPDLLGRVVSAFRTFGTGASPLGAVLGGVLALRFGLAAPLWAAGIALAVATLVAAPVLLRATDSDHNAAP; from the coding sequence GTGCGACCGGCTGCGGCACGCAGGCTGCGGAGCCTGTACGCCGCCGTCGGCGTGTCCTCGCTCGGGGACGGCATGTTCGCCGCCGCCGTGCCGCTGGCCACCGCAGTCCTCACACGAGATCCTTCGGCGGTCGCGCTGGTGGGCGCTGCGGAGATGCTGCCGTGGTTGGTGGTCACCCCGTTCGCCGGCGCGCTCGTCGACCGATGGCCACACAGGGCGACGATGATCATCTCGGACGCCGCCCGTGCGGTGTGCATGGCCGCCCTGGCTGTCATGATCGCGGCGGGGTGGGCGTCGGTGCCGGCTCTGGCCGTGATCGCTGCCTCCGCGATGGTCGGCTACACCTTCCACAACATCGCCCAACAGCACGTCGTCGCCGACCTGACCGAGCGCGACCCCGCCACATTGCACACCGCCAACGGGCGCATCGGTGCCGCGTTCTCCGCCGGCCGTTCCCTAACCGGGCCGCCGGCCGGGTCGGCGTTGTTCGCGTGGCTGGCGTGGTCGCCGTTCGCGGTGAACGCCGCGACATTCGCCGCCTCGGCGGCGCTTGTCGCCACTCTTCCGCCCGATGAGCCCCGGACCGACGCGGACCGGGTCCGCGAGCCGCTGCTGCGGTCGATCGCCTCCGGAGCTGGATGGCTGGCACGGCACCGGGTGCTGCGGCTGCTGTGCGCACTCGTGATCGTCGGCAACCTAATGTACGCCGCCGCCCTGTCCACCCTGGTCCTGTACGCCCAGGACGTGCTCAAGGTGAGCACGGCGGCGTATGGGTTCATGCTGTCGGCCGGCGCGGTTGGCAGCATCGCTATCAACCTCGTCGCCGGGCCCATCATCAAACGTCTCGGCGAACTGCGCACCCAGATGATCGTGATGGCTGCCCAGGTGATCGCCTGGTTGACCATCGCGGCGACGACCCACGCTGTGGTCGCCGCCGCCGCGCTCACGTTGGCCTACGCCGGCACCGGACTCGGCGGCGTCGCAATCGTCGGCGCCCGCCAGCGCCTCACCCCGCCCGACCTCCTCGGCCGGGTCGTGTCGGCGTTTCGCACGTTCGGCACCGGGGCGTCCCCGCTCGGCGCGGTCCTCGGCGGCGTCCTGGCCCTACGGTTCGGCCTGGCGGCCCCGCTGTGGGCGGCCGGCATCGCGCTCGCGGTGGCGACCCTGGTCGCGGCCCCAGTGCTTCTCCGGGCCACTGACTCCGACCACAACGCCGCGCCATAG
- a CDS encoding DUF6244 family protein, with protein MTTTAEILTPLSGAGTEIDEAKTHSAAGRDHADRVFQQARGQGLHGVATSMMQVIAAFDEVTASLITAGTSIRDAEIPVNEIVAGMTPKEVKDRLTKSINAIDRARDAIIATNNPLAEAQRTVRHALDGGEPGPLLGFIQMVDDAAGRAQGQTAKAKTSAQGQIPQASSLGN; from the coding sequence ATGACCACGACCGCTGAGATCTTGACGCCTCTGTCCGGAGCTGGAACTGAGATCGACGAAGCCAAGACCCACTCGGCGGCCGGTCGAGATCATGCCGACCGGGTCTTCCAGCAGGCCCGTGGACAGGGACTGCACGGTGTGGCTACGAGCATGATGCAGGTCATCGCCGCGTTCGACGAGGTGACAGCCAGCCTCATCACCGCCGGGACCTCCATCCGCGACGCGGAGATCCCGGTCAACGAGATCGTCGCCGGAATGACCCCCAAGGAGGTCAAGGACCGGCTGACGAAGTCGATCAACGCCATCGATCGAGCCCGTGACGCCATCATTGCCACCAACAACCCTCTCGCCGAGGCCCAGCGGACCGTCCGGCACGCCCTCGACGGCGGCGAACCCGGCCCGTTGCTCGGCTTCATCCAGATGGTCGACGACGCCGCCGGCCGTGCCCAAGGCCAGACCGCCAAGGCCAAGACCAGCGCGCAGGGGCAGATCCCCCAGGCCAGCAGCCTGGGAAACTAG
- the tyrS gene encoding tyrosine--tRNA ligase, with product MSRLSESVSRAMNILDTADLSYDGVVYDLLAETTARRSLDLSDLTAREQAELIAGRSLNLIPSVDGLTAAIEKAAAEGRPLVVKYGIDPTSPDVHIGHAVPIIIASRFQRMGHHVVFIIGDVTAKIGDPSGRSSERPALTDADIAGNLSTYQQQVTPFIDFARADLRFNGEWLSEIRLPQLVEIMSRVPVSMSLQREDFRTRLAEGQGLSLAEFMYSIVMALDSVAITADVELGGVDQLLNLQMCRKVMEISGQKPEFVITTPLIEGTDGTGAKMSKSKGNYVGLTASPDDVYGRLMSIPDHLIEPYLQLLTEWTDAEIRHIAKRREDGSAHPMAIKRLLAGEMVAALHGLEAAAAARAEFTARFSKRSFGDAKNLPIVSLETSGGTLLGALITDELGFAESIKAVRRTAQGNGLRLVREVNGDQQILNLAEDAVYQSLREVVATLAQNGDGQVYLKVGRKIALVQMSG from the coding sequence ATGAGCCGCCTTAGTGAGTCCGTCAGCCGAGCGATGAACATCCTCGACACCGCTGACCTCTCCTATGACGGCGTCGTCTATGACCTGCTCGCCGAGACAACAGCTCGGCGCTCCCTGGATCTGTCGGACCTCACGGCCCGCGAGCAGGCCGAGCTGATCGCCGGGCGGTCGCTGAACCTGATCCCGTCCGTGGACGGGCTGACCGCCGCGATCGAGAAGGCCGCCGCCGAGGGCCGGCCGCTGGTGGTCAAGTACGGGATCGACCCGACCTCGCCCGACGTGCACATCGGGCACGCGGTGCCGATCATCATCGCCAGCCGGTTCCAGCGCATGGGCCATCATGTCGTGTTCATCATCGGTGACGTCACCGCGAAGATCGGCGACCCGTCGGGCCGGTCCAGCGAGCGCCCGGCGCTCACCGACGCCGACATCGCCGGGAACCTGAGCACCTACCAGCAGCAGGTCACCCCGTTCATCGACTTCGCACGGGCGGACCTGCGGTTCAACGGCGAGTGGCTCAGCGAGATCCGCCTGCCCCAGCTCGTGGAGATCATGTCCCGGGTGCCGGTGTCGATGTCCCTGCAGCGCGAGGACTTCCGCACCCGCCTCGCCGAGGGCCAGGGCCTGTCGCTGGCGGAGTTCATGTACTCGATCGTCATGGCCCTGGACTCGGTGGCCATCACCGCCGACGTCGAACTCGGCGGCGTCGACCAGCTCCTCAACCTGCAGATGTGCCGCAAGGTCATGGAGATCTCCGGCCAGAAGCCCGAGTTCGTCATCACCACCCCGCTGATCGAGGGCACCGACGGCACCGGGGCGAAGATGAGCAAGAGCAAGGGCAACTACGTCGGCCTCACGGCCAGCCCCGACGACGTGTACGGCCGGCTGATGTCGATCCCCGACCACCTCATCGAGCCGTACCTGCAACTGCTGACCGAGTGGACCGACGCGGAGATCCGGCACATCGCCAAGCGGCGCGAGGACGGCAGCGCGCACCCGATGGCGATCAAGCGTCTTCTCGCCGGTGAGATGGTTGCGGCACTTCACGGACTCGAAGCCGCAGCTGCTGCCCGGGCGGAGTTCACGGCCAGATTCTCCAAGCGCAGCTTCGGCGACGCCAAAAACCTCCCGATCGTGTCCCTCGAGACGAGCGGAGGCACCCTGCTCGGTGCTCTTATCACAGATGAGCTTGGCTTCGCTGAGAGCATCAAAGCGGTTCGCCGCACGGCTCAGGGCAACGGGCTGCGGCTCGTTCGAGAAGTCAACGGGGACCAGCAGATCCTCAACCTCGCTGAGGACGCGGTGTACCAGTCACTCCGCGAGGTCGTCGCGACGCTGGCTCAGAACGGCGATGGCCAGGTCTACCTCAAGGTGGGCCGCAAGATCGCGCTTGTTCAGATGTCGGGTTGA
- a CDS encoding HNH endonuclease — MIPPGVRRLPSGRLPANFTFAGKKYDGPRWTPRLVAKYPDGVTFTPDGYPNFSQYQWVGIPQVEFDPTFTGDRAKDDAIANRKAGIEDTPDGYTWHHHQDGRTMQLVPTDIHEAVRHAGGVAIVKGNDQ, encoded by the coding sequence GTGATCCCGCCCGGCGTGCGGCGGTTACCGAGTGGTCGGCTGCCAGCGAACTTCACCTTCGCCGGCAAGAAGTACGACGGCCCTCGCTGGACACCACGCCTGGTGGCCAAATACCCCGACGGCGTCACCTTCACCCCGGACGGGTATCCCAACTTCTCCCAATATCAGTGGGTGGGCATCCCGCAGGTGGAGTTCGACCCGACCTTCACCGGGGACCGCGCGAAAGACGACGCGATCGCCAACCGCAAGGCGGGCATCGAGGACACACCCGACGGGTACACCTGGCATCATCACCAGGACGGACGCACCATGCAGCTCGTACCCACCGACATTCATGAAGCCGTACGCCACGCCGGTGGCGTCGCGATCGTGAAAGGCAACGACCAGTGA
- a CDS encoding TIGR02466 family protein, with the protein MTTAVIGDADVLATWPTPFYQHDLTATRDPAEVAEINTQLRELILSREHDQTPVTFAVIGATKTSLDILQLNHPAVDWLRARIGEAVQAIAGSVGATTPTEAQVDVVAEGWAVVYRDGASHRLHTHHASAWSGTYYIATGGVDGDAGHLQVIDPRPAAIARHASGGVHAVEPKPGLLVAFPSWLPHSVKATVRSGGGLRICVAFNAAYVERIAP; encoded by the coding sequence ATGACGACCGCCGTGATCGGGGACGCCGATGTGCTGGCCACCTGGCCGACCCCGTTCTACCAGCACGATCTGACCGCCACCCGTGACCCGGCCGAGGTCGCCGAGATCAACACCCAGCTCCGCGAGCTGATCTTGTCCAGGGAACACGACCAGACGCCGGTGACATTCGCGGTGATCGGCGCGACGAAAACCAGCCTGGACATTCTGCAACTGAACCACCCGGCCGTGGACTGGCTGCGCGCCCGTATCGGCGAGGCGGTACAGGCGATCGCCGGCTCGGTCGGCGCGACCACGCCGACCGAGGCGCAGGTCGACGTGGTCGCTGAGGGGTGGGCGGTGGTGTACCGCGACGGCGCCAGCCACCGGCTGCACACCCACCACGCCTCCGCCTGGTCTGGCACCTACTACATCGCCACCGGCGGCGTGGACGGCGACGCCGGGCACCTGCAGGTCATCGACCCCCGCCCTGCCGCCATCGCACGCCACGCCAGCGGTGGCGTGCACGCGGTGGAGCCGAAGCCGGGGCTGTTGGTGGCATTCCCGTCGTGGCTGCCGCACTCGGTGAAGGCGACCGTGCGTTCCGGCGGGGGCTTGCGCATCTGTGTGGCGTTCAACGCCGCCTACGTCGAAAGGATCGCCCCGTGA
- a CDS encoding MFS transporter, whose protein sequence is MSADAPPAPAHTPARGVTALVAATAASVTGDGMIIAAAPLLAASITRDPLAIASITAAGFAPWLLLGLPAGALVDRWNRKTVMISADLARATILAGVVALLTTDFLTVPVLVAAIFLIGVASCFFEPASHAILPALVGRSPEQLTKLNGRLWSADTFGRSLAGPPIGSVSYTTGPALPFGLDLATFLISAALLTRVKPAPVTAAPRATMRATIAEGLTYLLRHPVLRSLALGMTGYNLGYNLAAATLILYAQDILHINTASYGLLLGTGALGATAAGPLVPRIIRNRTPRQVYAAAFALQAACWALVVITPNAWITAATLAALGIGSAVVTINSASIRQHLTPDTMLGRITAATRLLGIGSAALGALIGGAIATLTTLTTAIMTAVALLAACALAFIVSREPRTDPRPDQDAR, encoded by the coding sequence TTGAGTGCTGACGCACCGCCCGCACCCGCGCATACCCCGGCGCGGGGTGTCACCGCACTGGTCGCCGCGACGGCGGCGTCCGTCACCGGCGACGGAATGATCATCGCCGCCGCACCGCTTCTGGCCGCGTCCATCACCCGCGACCCGCTGGCCATCGCGTCCATCACCGCAGCAGGCTTCGCTCCCTGGCTCCTCCTTGGCCTGCCCGCCGGGGCCCTGGTGGACCGGTGGAACCGCAAAACCGTCATGATCAGCGCCGACCTCGCACGAGCGACCATTCTCGCCGGCGTCGTCGCCCTCCTAACCACTGACTTCCTCACCGTCCCCGTGCTCGTCGCGGCGATTTTTCTGATCGGTGTCGCGTCCTGCTTTTTCGAACCGGCCTCCCACGCCATACTCCCCGCGCTCGTCGGCCGTTCCCCCGAACAGCTCACCAAACTCAACGGCCGCCTGTGGTCAGCCGACACCTTCGGGCGGTCGCTGGCGGGCCCACCAATCGGCTCGGTCAGCTACACCACAGGCCCTGCCCTGCCCTTCGGCCTGGATCTGGCAACGTTTCTGATCTCCGCCGCGCTCCTCACCCGCGTCAAACCCGCCCCCGTCACCGCCGCGCCCCGTGCCACCATGCGCGCCACGATCGCCGAAGGCCTGACCTACCTCCTGCGCCACCCCGTACTCCGCTCCCTCGCCCTGGGCATGACCGGCTACAACCTCGGCTACAACCTCGCCGCAGCCACCCTGATCCTCTACGCCCAAGACATCCTCCACATCAACACCGCCAGCTACGGACTCCTCCTCGGCACCGGTGCCCTTGGCGCCACCGCAGCCGGTCCCCTCGTCCCGCGGATCATCCGCAACCGGACCCCCCGTCAGGTCTACGCGGCAGCGTTCGCGCTGCAAGCCGCCTGCTGGGCACTCGTCGTCATTACCCCCAACGCCTGGATCACCGCAGCCACACTCGCCGCACTCGGCATCGGCTCCGCAGTCGTCACCATCAACAGCGCGTCCATCCGCCAACACCTCACCCCCGACACCATGCTCGGCCGCATCACCGCCGCCACCCGACTCCTCGGCATCGGCTCAGCAGCCCTCGGCGCACTCATCGGCGGAGCCATCGCCACACTCACAACCCTCACCACCGCGATCATGACCGCCGTCGCACTCCTCGCTGCGTGCGCACTCGCGTTCATCGTCAGCCGAGAACCGCGCACAGACCCAAGGCCAGATCAGGACGCCAGGTGA
- a CDS encoding S9 family peptidase, whose translation MSHTLLRNLLDVARVSLLDIDDTGRILISCDTAGSADLHMLTDGALARVTDLPDACTGRFGPDGDLIVQHDTDGDGHTRLRRAPLAGGLPGDAPQTLLPPDGGVTLLCDTGPGWIAYTTNRANGVDFDLYLRDTRTGRETLLHHGGLIAQAAVRAHPDQPLKNHTALITVWSDRQFGTELHIRTPGHSHLLPAPPGTMQTHPHVTPAGQLICASNANADHAEIIALDAAGHHRTLVSAPGHDLYPVVPKAGGHLLSVRNTHGFDQLTLHDPDGQAIRTFEFGEEGVHTVRCSPSGRHIAVHVNSPGSPAEIHHIDTTTLAVTGVYSARAAHTLPPPRANGLRVEHATSIDGEQVPCLLYPPDTQAGPARTVLMLHGGPQSQDFPVFSPLRSALTAAGFLVVSPNVRGSTGYGKRWYGLDDRARRADAIADLEAIWAHLPSWGGRPDAVVLVGGSYGGYMTLAGLAFQPGLWAGGVDLMGPSRLDDYLAGTAAYRRAVVEAEYGRLDTDLDLLRALSPGHHTERITRPVLIIHGRHDPKIPLAESENLHAQLTSQGVPSELVVYPDEGHGLAHRHNRLDAYTRILDFIGRCTQ comes from the coding sequence GTGTCCCACACGCTCCTGCGCAACCTCCTCGACGTCGCCCGCGTCAGCCTCCTCGACATCGACGACACCGGCCGGATCCTCATCTCCTGCGACACTGCCGGCAGTGCCGACCTGCACATGCTCACCGACGGCGCGTTGGCCCGCGTCACCGACCTTCCGGACGCCTGCACAGGCCGGTTCGGCCCCGACGGCGACCTGATCGTCCAGCACGACACCGACGGCGACGGCCACACCCGCCTGCGCCGAGCACCCCTGGCGGGAGGCCTTCCCGGCGACGCCCCGCAGACACTTCTGCCACCCGATGGCGGCGTGACGTTGCTGTGCGACACCGGTCCCGGCTGGATCGCCTACACCACCAACCGCGCCAACGGCGTCGACTTCGACCTCTACCTACGCGACACACGCACCGGCCGCGAGACGCTCCTGCACCACGGCGGGCTCATCGCCCAGGCCGCCGTCCGCGCACACCCCGACCAACCACTCAAGAACCACACCGCACTGATCACAGTCTGGTCCGACCGCCAGTTCGGCACCGAACTGCACATTCGCACCCCCGGCCACTCCCACCTGCTGCCCGCGCCGCCCGGGACGATGCAAACCCACCCGCACGTCACCCCCGCAGGGCAGCTGATCTGCGCCTCCAACGCCAACGCAGACCACGCCGAGATCATCGCCCTCGACGCCGCCGGACACCACCGCACCCTGGTGAGTGCGCCGGGGCACGACCTGTACCCGGTCGTGCCCAAGGCGGGCGGCCATCTGCTGTCGGTGCGCAACACCCACGGCTTCGACCAACTCACCCTCCACGACCCCGACGGCCAGGCAATACGCACCTTCGAGTTCGGCGAGGAGGGCGTGCACACGGTGCGCTGCTCGCCATCGGGCCGACACATCGCCGTGCACGTCAACAGCCCCGGCAGCCCCGCCGAGATCCACCACATCGACACCACCACCCTGGCGGTCACCGGCGTCTATTCCGCCCGCGCCGCCCACACGCTGCCGCCACCCAGAGCGAACGGGTTGCGGGTGGAACACGCCACGTCCATAGACGGCGAACAGGTCCCATGCCTGCTCTACCCACCCGACACCCAGGCTGGGCCGGCGCGGACGGTGCTGATGCTGCACGGTGGCCCACAGTCGCAGGACTTCCCCGTCTTCAGCCCGTTGCGGTCAGCGCTGACTGCGGCCGGCTTCCTGGTGGTATCACCCAATGTGCGGGGGTCCACCGGGTATGGCAAACGCTGGTACGGTCTCGACGACCGCGCACGCCGCGCCGACGCGATAGCCGACCTGGAAGCCATCTGGGCACACCTGCCCTCATGGGGCGGACGTCCGGACGCTGTGGTCCTGGTCGGCGGCAGCTACGGAGGCTACATGACCCTGGCAGGCCTGGCCTTTCAACCGGGCCTGTGGGCAGGCGGTGTGGACCTCATGGGCCCCAGCCGCCTGGATGACTACCTCGCCGGCACCGCCGCCTACCGCCGCGCTGTCGTCGAAGCCGAATACGGCCGCCTCGACACCGACCTCGACTTGCTGCGCGCCCTGTCCCCAGGCCACCACACGGAACGCATCACCCGGCCGGTCCTGATCATCCACGGGCGCCACGACCCGAAGATCCCCCTGGCTGAGTCCGAGAACCTCCACGCCCAACTCACCAGCCAGGGCGTTCCCAGCGAGCTGGTCGTCTACCCCGACGAAGGCCACGGCCTGGCCCACCGCCACAACCGCCTCGACGCCTACACCCGCATCCTCGACTTCATCGGCAGGTGCACACAGTGA
- a CDS encoding UTRA domain-containing protein, translating into MSTTELPIRRFARNRAAADGDQRGFYADLAQKGIQWQVTTTIDPAKSAPTDVAELLGVPEGTPVLARIRHMATTDTPIQLATSWFAPDTVTQFPILAEQETGPGGMYSRFEDAGITLHHEDVVSARAATQAEIEALRLEAPVVMTILRNASDADSGRVLEVGTLVLAAGRQELIY; encoded by the coding sequence GTGAGCACCACCGAACTGCCGATTCGCCGCTTCGCCCGCAACCGGGCCGCCGCCGACGGCGACCAGCGCGGCTTCTACGCCGACCTGGCGCAGAAGGGCATCCAGTGGCAGGTGACCACCACCATCGACCCCGCCAAGTCCGCACCCACCGACGTCGCCGAGCTCCTCGGTGTGCCCGAAGGCACCCCGGTTCTTGCCCGCATCCGGCACATGGCCACCACCGACACGCCCATCCAGCTGGCCACGTCGTGGTTCGCGCCCGACACCGTCACCCAGTTCCCGATCCTCGCCGAGCAGGAAACCGGCCCCGGCGGCATGTACTCACGGTTCGAAGACGCCGGCATCACCCTGCACCACGAAGATGTCGTAAGCGCCCGGGCCGCAACCCAGGCAGAGATCGAAGCCCTGCGCCTCGAGGCCCCTGTCGTCATGACGATCCTGCGCAACGCCAGCGACGCCGATAGCGGCAGAGTCCTCGAAGTCGGCACCCTCGTCCTTGCCGCCGGACGCCAGGAACTCATCTACTAG
- a CDS encoding helix-turn-helix domain-containing protein yields the protein MIDRASAGGDGAVISLASLSSELRWLRKAARLSGPALAAALGVSQSGLSRWETGDRSPEPELVEAWLDACIAAMRTVVADKSQTVLSQERAIDAQARMADAGYRTGLVGLARDATEVLSNFMITRAGLVHRQRDLAEMADRERLFRHYQPLMCPGPLQTLDYAQAVMLGFTAVTREEALAAAQARWEGALKRLGPGSPEYEVITTEAALRLRLAHAEGDLRPDLLRHLRAVSELGHVRLHIIPLDAVYGHVPSTGFGLHYPADDSPPFVLTETYSAQVTFSAPRDISRFEEAWRELTETALSVSASRAWLDEQISTL from the coding sequence TTGATCGACAGGGCTTCGGCAGGGGGCGACGGTGCGGTGATCTCGTTGGCTTCGCTTTCCTCGGAGTTGCGTTGGCTGCGCAAGGCCGCTCGCTTGTCTGGCCCCGCTCTGGCTGCCGCGCTGGGCGTGTCGCAGTCGGGTTTGTCGCGGTGGGAGACGGGTGATCGCAGTCCTGAGCCGGAGCTGGTCGAGGCATGGCTTGACGCCTGCATTGCAGCGATGCGGACGGTTGTAGCTGACAAGTCCCAGACGGTGCTCAGTCAGGAGCGCGCCATTGATGCTCAGGCTCGAATGGCCGATGCCGGCTATCGCACCGGTCTGGTGGGGCTGGCGCGGGATGCCACGGAGGTGCTGTCGAACTTCATGATTACCCGGGCCGGGCTGGTGCATCGGCAGCGCGACCTGGCGGAAATGGCCGACCGTGAACGCCTGTTCCGTCACTACCAGCCATTGATGTGCCCGGGCCCCTTGCAGACCCTGGACTACGCGCAGGCGGTGATGCTCGGCTTCACGGCCGTCACCCGCGAGGAGGCGCTTGCCGCTGCGCAGGCGCGGTGGGAGGGCGCACTCAAACGCCTTGGTCCTGGTTCACCCGAGTACGAGGTCATCACGACCGAGGCAGCTTTGCGTTTGAGGCTGGCGCACGCCGAGGGGGACCTGCGGCCAGATCTGCTGCGCCACCTTCGGGCGGTGTCTGAGTTGGGGCATGTGCGGCTGCACATTATCCCTTTGGACGCGGTCTATGGGCATGTGCCGTCGACCGGGTTCGGGTTGCATTATCCTGCTGACGACTCGCCTCCTTTCGTATTGACAGAGACCTATAGCGCGCAGGTAACGTTCTCCGCGCCCCGCGACATCTCCCGCTTCGAGGAAGCGTGGCGGGAGCTGACTGAGACCGCATTGTCGGTGTCGGCATCACGCGCGTGGCTCGACGAGCAGATCTCCACCCTGTGA
- a CDS encoding SMI1/KNR4 family protein — MIVEYRRTALPAPESKLAELDAQVPGVLPEDYRAYLLQQDGGRLTSNNEAVREIFGVGEVPDYASIWAKLEVYEGRVPAWLLPVASDAFGNLFCLSLRDTDHGSVWFWDHEGEPEEDDDAPVEDNLTFKAKSWQEFLDGLQPFQLED; from the coding sequence GTGATCGTCGAATACCGCCGGACCGCGTTACCTGCCCCCGAAAGCAAACTCGCGGAGCTGGACGCCCAAGTCCCGGGCGTTCTGCCCGAGGACTACCGCGCGTACCTCCTCCAACAAGACGGCGGGCGTCTCACCAGCAACAACGAGGCGGTCAGGGAGATCTTCGGCGTAGGCGAGGTGCCCGACTACGCCAGCATCTGGGCCAAACTCGAAGTCTATGAGGGCCGTGTGCCGGCATGGCTGCTCCCCGTCGCCAGCGACGCGTTCGGCAATTTGTTCTGCCTGTCGCTCCGCGACACAGACCACGGATCCGTCTGGTTCTGGGACCACGAAGGCGAACCCGAAGAGGACGATGACGCTCCCGTCGAGGACAACCTGACCTTCAAGGCCAAGTCCTGGCAGGAGTTCCTAGACGGCCTACAGCCGTTCCAGCTCGAGGACTGA